A genomic window from Corvus hawaiiensis isolate bCorHaw1 chromosome 29, bCorHaw1.pri.cur, whole genome shotgun sequence includes:
- the MINDY1 gene encoding ubiquitin carboxyl-terminal hydrolase MINDY-1 gives MEQEGTLPASPSSEETPQPPEELVEGERIPDVAQESPAPAREDARGKSGEQEGVPSPEGPPGGSLQEQPLQEEGSSLGAPQSVPGAGAEPPRAQPPGREADFYCVKWISWKGERTPVVTQSENGPCPLLAIINILLLQWKVKLPPQKEVITAEELMAHLGNCILATQPRDTSEGLQLNFQQNINDTMTVLPKLSTGLDVNVRFTGVSDFEYTPECIVFDLLNIPLYHGWLVDPQSPEQVQAVGKLSYNQLVEKIITCKQASDSSLVSEGLVAEQFLESTASQLTFHGLCELTARAREGELGVFFRNNHFSTMIKHKGHLYLLVTDQGFLQEEGVVWESLHSVDGDSCFCDTEFHLSHTLGKEGATAASPDHRLQQRQVDQDYMVALSLQQGQDPPSVLSDLELARQLQHEEYQQHHPHPHPPPQPLPAQAGGRPAGERRQRQKPDLDCALL, from the exons ATGGAGCAGGAGGGGACTCTCCCAGCCAGTCCCAGCAGCGAAGagaccccccagccccccgaGGAGCTCGTCGAGGGGGAAAGAATTCCAGATGTTGCCCAGGAGAGCCCAGCACCGGCCAGGGAAGATGCCAGGGGGAAATCCGGGGAGCAGGAAGGGGTACCCAGCCCTGAGGGACCCCCGGGAGGCTCcttgcaggagcagcccctTCAGGAGGAGGGGTCCTCACTGGGTGCCCCCCAAAGCGTGCCAGGAgccggggctgagcccccccggGCGCAGCCCCCCGGGAGGGAAGCGGATTTTTACTGCGTGAAGTGGATCAGCTGGAAAGGGGAGCGGACGCCGGTGGTCACCCAGAGCGAGAACGGGCCCTGCCCGCTCCTGGCCATCATCAACATCCTCCTCCTGCAGTGGAAG GTGAAGCTGCCCCCGCAGAAGGAGGTGATCACGGCCGAGGAGCTGATGGCACATTTGG GGAATTGCATCCTGGCCACCCAACCCCGGGACACTTCGGAGGGGCTGCAGTTGAACTTCCAGCAG aaCATCAACGACACCATGACGGTCCTGCCGAAGCTCTCGACGGGGCTGGACGTCAACGTGAGGTTCACGGGGGTCTCCGATTTCGAGTACACCCCCGAGTGCATCGTTTTCGACCTCCTCAACATCCCGCTCTACCACGGCTGGCTGGTGGACCCCCAG agcccagagcaggtCCAGGCCGTGGGCAAGCTCAGCTACAACCAGCTGGTGGAGAAGATCATCACCTGCAAACAGGCCAGCGACTCCAGCCTGGTGAGCGAAG ggctggTGGCCGAGCAGTTCCTGGAGTCCACGGCGTCGCAGCTGACGTTCCACGGGCTGTGCGAGCTCACGGCCCGCGCCCGCGAGGGCGAGCTCGGCGTCTTCTTCCGCAACAACCACTTCAGCACCATGATCAAGCACAAG GGCCACCTTTACCTGCTGGTGACGGACCAGGGCttcctgcaggaggagggggtggTGTGGGAGAGCCTGCACAGCGTGGATGGGGACAGCTGCTTCTGTGACACCGAGTTCCACCTCAGCCACACCCTGGGCAAGGAGGGGGCCACCGCGGCCAGCCCGGACCACCggctgcagcagagacaagTGGACCAG GATTACATGGtggccctgtccctgcagcaggggcAGGACCCCCCCTCTGTGCTCAGCGACCTGGAGCTGGCACGGCAGCTGCAGCACGAGGAGTATCAGCAgcaccatcctcatcctcatcctcctcctcagccgCTCCCAGCGCAG GCGGGCGGGCGTCCGGCCGGagagcggcggcagcggcagaAGCCAGATTTGGACTGTGCCCTCCTGTAG
- the PRUNE1 gene encoding exopolyphosphatase PRUNE1, producing the protein MEQFVAGNRAALQDHVRQRQEIHVVMGNEACDLDSTVSALALAYFLAQTSPAPKAAFVPVLNIPRADFALRTETTFLLRDRGIPAASLIFRDEIDLGGLHHAGLLSLTLVDHHVLPGADAALEEAVVEVLDHRPLERDRGPPCQVTVEPVGSCATLVTERILQGPPGVLDRTTAALLHGTILLDCVNLSPAAGKVTPRDVACVSLLEERFPELPARDAVFQALYTAKFDITGLTTEQMLRKDLKVLSSDDVVVPISGIFEDLETFLHRPGLLQDLEAFCQARGYAGLVAMTVSFNERHEPTRKLAVYSRQEPLRSTLCRALEEATTPSLLLQPLPSPSPCVVAYAQGNAVAARKKVLPILRAALGGLGAAGGPEEEAVPPPTPMNSLVEECPLAQAVPPLCPQDVLERVSRIAAGQPPGSPK; encoded by the exons ATGGAGCAGTTCGTGGCGGGGAACCGGGCGGCTCTGCAG GATCACGTCCGGCAGCGCCAGGAGATCCACGTGGTGATGGGCAACGAAGCCTGTGACCTGGACTCCACCGTCTCAGCGCTGGCCCTGGCCTATTTCCTGGCCCAG ACCTCCCCGGCTCCCAAAGCCGCCTTCGTGCCGGTGCTGAACATCCCCCGCGCTGACTTCGCGCTCCGGACGGAGACGACGTTCCTGCTGCGGGATCGGGGAATCCCGGCCGCCTCCCTAATCTTTCGGGATGAGATCGACCTGGGGGGGCTGCACCACgctgggctgctctccctgaCGCTGGTCGATCACCACGTCCTGCCCGG TGCCGACGCTGCCCTGGAAGAGGCCGTGGTGGAGGTCCTGGACCACCGGCCGCTGGAGCGGGACCGCGGTCCCCCGTGCCAGGTGACCGTGGAGCCGGTGGGCTCCTGTGCCACGCTGGTGACCGAGCGGATCCTGCAGGGCCCCCCGGGCGTGCTGGACAGAACCACGGCCGCGCTGCTGCACG GCACCATCCTGCTGGACTGCGTCAACCTGAGCCCGGCCGCGGGCAAGGTGACACCCAGGGACGTGGCCTGCGTGTCCCTGCTTGAGGAGAGGTTCCCGGAGCTGCCAGCCCGTGATGCCGTGTTCCAAGCCCTGTACACAGCCAAGTTTGATATCACAG GGCTGACGACGGAGCAGATGCTGCGGAAGGACCTCAAAGTCCTCTCCAGTGACGACGTGGTCGTCCCCATCAGTGGCATCTTTGAGGACCTAGAA ACGTTCCTGCACCGGCCTGGCTTGCTGCAGGACCTGGAGGCTTTCTGCCAGGCCCGTGGCTACGCAGGGCTGGTGGCCATGACCGTGTCCTTTAACGAACGCCACGAGCCCACCCGGAAACTCGCGGTCTACAGCCGGCAGGAGCCCCTCCGCAGCACG CTGTGCCGGGCGCTGGAGGAGGCGACgacaccatccctgctcctgcagccgctGCCCAGCCCCTCGCCCTGCGTGGTCGCCTACGCCCAAGGCAACGCCGTGGCCGCTCGGAAGAAGGTGCTGCCCATCCTGCGGGCAGCACTGGGgggcctgggagctgctgggggtccCGAGGAGGAGGCGgtgcccccgcccacccccatGAACAGCCTGGTGGAGGAGTGTCCACTGGCGCAGGCCGTGCCCCCgctgtgtccccaggatgtccTGGAGCGGGTCAGCCGCATCGCCGCGGGGCAGCCCCCCGGCTCCCCGAAATAA
- the CDC42SE1 gene encoding CDC42 small effector protein 1, translated as MSDFWHKLGCCVVEKPQPKKRRRRIDRSMIGEPMNFVHLTHIGSGDMAAGEGLPMTGAVQEMRSKGGRERQWSNSRVL; from the exons ATGAGCGACTTCTGGCACAAGCTGGGCTGCTGCGTCGTGGAGAAGCCCCAGCCC aagaagaggaggagacgGATCGACCGCTCCATGATCGGGGAGCCCATGAACTTCGTCCACCTGACACACATCGGCTCCGGAGACATGGCCGCGGGAGAGGGGCTGCCCATG ACCGGTGCTGTCCAGGAGATGAGGTCCAAGGGTGGCCGGGAGCGACAGTGGAGCAACTCCCGCGTGTTGTAG
- the MLLT11 gene encoding protein AF1q has product MLDTISSQYDSFIYWRMPIPRLDVAELEGLGLGDMALYKPKGGLGKLGDRDSQDLSQEEDSLLQFNSFNFWRAPIASISSLDFDLI; this is encoded by the coding sequence ATGCTGGACACCATCAGCAGCCAGTACGACTCCTTCATCTACTGGAGGATGCCGATCCCACGGCTGGACGTGGCCgagctggaggggctggggctcGGAGATATGGCCCTCTACAAGCCCAAGGGAGGCCTGGGCAAGCTCGGTGACCGGGACAGCCAGGACCTCTCCCAGGAAGAGGACAGTCTGCTGCAGTTCAACAGCTTTAACTTCTGGCGAGCTCCCATTGCCAGCATCAGCTCCTTAGATTTCGATTTAATTTGA